Within the Candidatus Neomarinimicrobiota bacterium genome, the region GCCAGTACGATATTGGCAAAAATAGGCCCTTTCTTGGTTTCGAACGTGCCCTCCTTGGGGTTGTAGATCAAGGTACCAATGAGATCGGCTGGCAACAGATCCGGTGTGAACTGGATGCGCTGGAACCTTGTCTGGATGAGCTTTGAAAGGGTGCTGACGGTGAGGGTTTTTGCCAAACCGGGTACCCCTTCCAGCAAGACGTGCCCTTTTGAGAGCAGCGCGATGAGCAGCTTCTGGATAAGGTCATGCTGTCCCACGATGATCCGGCCGATTTCCTGTCGAAGGGATTCAACATACTCTGACTCGCAGGCGATGCGGTCGGTGATTAATTGTAGATCTGGGCTCTCAGAGACTTTATTAGCAGCGCCTTCAGCTGACATTTGCAATACCTTTCAGCGCCTCAATTTCTTCTACCGGTTTGCCAAGATTCTCCAGCTCAAATTTTACCGATGGAACCAGCTCGTGATTCGGGTAGCGATTCAGAAAATCCTGGTACGCCTCTCTGGCAGCCTCATAGTTCTCAAGGTGATTGGCATTCACAAAACCAATCATGAACAGGGCTTTCACCCCTGCATCGGTCTCGGGATAGCGAGTAGAGGTCTTTTGGTACGCCGCGAGGGACTTGTGGATATCATCGGTATTATTCATGTAAATATCCCCGATTTTGAGCTGCGCCCCGGGAGCGAGAGGATGGTCAGGATAGGCATCAACAAGGGTTTCAAGGGCCTTGATCGCCCGATGGTATTGCCGGGCATTCAATTCTTTTTCAGAGCTGCTCCATAGCTCTTCAGCAGTCTGCTTAACACCACATGCTACGAAAGTGAGAATCAATAGCAGTGATAGGATTAGCGATAAGGGACGCATAATAGAAAACTCCTGTTACTGTTGGAGAAGCATTACTACAAGGGTGAAAATTTATGTCAGGCCTTTACGCGCCTTCAATATCCAACTCCAATGGCTGTTTTACTTTCATCTTAACGGTGGAGTTCCTTCGCATCATTCGAAGAAGGCATATTCACGCCGCGAGACTAGATATTTCAATGCTGGCCACCACCTGCGAGATATAGCACGAATGAGCTGCCTCAGGATTCCCGTCATTAAGGGTTAGAAGGTATGCAGGAATCCCACCTGGATAATTGGCTTTCTGGTCAATTCCCCCCAAGGAAAGGCAGCGTCAACCCTAATAGGTCCCAGCGGAGTGACAA harbors:
- a CDS encoding tol-pal system YbgF family protein → MRPLSLILSLLLILTFVACGVKQTAEELWSSSEKELNARQYHRAIKALETLVDAYPDHPLAPGAQLKIGDIYMNNTDDIHKSLAAYQKTSTRYPETDAGVKALFMIGFVNANHLENYEAAREAYQDFLNRYPNHELVPSVKFELENLGKPVEEIEALKGIANVS